Proteins from a genomic interval of Cupriavidus sp. WKF15:
- a CDS encoding IS256 family transposase, which yields MTDTTVNKKSKNPKAPKLFPDELIDQLLAQVQSKDAESILGESGLAGQLKKQLAERMLAAELSHHLDNEAEQGKTGNHRNGTSPKTVLTPNGELNLDIPRDRQATFEPQLVGKYQRRLPGFDDHVISMYARGMSVREIQGHLLELYGLQVSPDLISTVTDEVLADVEQWQQRPLEAMYPIVYFDALRLKIRDEGTVKNKAVYLALGIRADGRKEVLGLWIEQTEGAKFWLKVFNELKNRGLHDVLIAVVDGLRGFPEAIEAVYPAAQIQTCIVHLIRNSLNLASWKDRKPLAAALKPIYQAATAEAAAAALDTFAGSEWGRKFPTVAAMWQRQWEQVIPFFVYPPEVRRIIYTTNAIESMHMQLRKIVKNRGHFPSDEAASKLLYLALRNIEKDWKMPPITWRQAVNQFAILFGERFTSAMS from the coding sequence ATGACCGACACGACAGTGAACAAGAAGAGCAAGAACCCGAAGGCACCGAAGCTGTTTCCCGATGAGCTGATCGATCAACTGCTGGCCCAGGTGCAGAGCAAGGATGCCGAGTCGATCCTGGGCGAATCGGGCTTGGCCGGCCAGCTCAAGAAGCAGTTGGCCGAGCGTATGCTCGCCGCCGAGTTGAGTCACCATCTGGATAACGAGGCCGAGCAAGGCAAGACCGGCAACCACCGCAACGGCACCAGCCCCAAGACGGTCCTGACGCCCAACGGTGAGCTGAATCTGGATATTCCGCGCGATCGGCAGGCGACGTTCGAGCCCCAATTGGTCGGCAAGTATCAACGCCGGCTGCCTGGCTTCGACGACCACGTCATCAGCATGTATGCGCGCGGCATGAGCGTGCGCGAGATTCAGGGCCATCTGCTGGAGCTGTACGGGCTGCAGGTATCGCCCGATCTGATTTCCACGGTCACCGACGAGGTGCTGGCTGACGTCGAGCAATGGCAGCAACGCCCGCTCGAGGCCATGTATCCGATCGTGTACTTTGACGCGCTACGACTGAAGATTCGCGACGAAGGCACGGTCAAGAACAAGGCGGTCTATCTGGCGCTGGGCATCCGCGCCGACGGCCGCAAGGAAGTGCTAGGTCTGTGGATCGAGCAAACCGAAGGCGCCAAGTTCTGGCTGAAGGTCTTCAACGAACTGAAGAACCGCGGCTTGCACGACGTCCTGATCGCGGTGGTCGACGGCTTGCGCGGCTTCCCCGAGGCGATCGAGGCGGTCTATCCGGCCGCGCAAATCCAGACCTGCATCGTGCATCTGATCCGCAATTCGCTGAATCTGGCGAGCTGGAAGGACCGTAAGCCGTTGGCTGCCGCGCTCAAGCCGATCTATCAGGCCGCCACGGCCGAGGCGGCGGCCGCAGCGCTCGACACCTTTGCGGGAAGTGAGTGGGGACGCAAATTCCCTACCGTCGCGGCCATGTGGCAGCGCCAATGGGAACAGGTGATTCCCTTCTTCGTCTATCCGCCTGAGGTGCGTCGAATCATCTATACGACAAACGCCATCGAGAGCATGCACATGCAGTTGCGCAAGATCGTCAAGAATCGCGGCCACTTCCCCAGCGACGAGGCCGCCAGCAAACTGCTGTATCTGGCCTTGCGCAACATCGAAAAGGATTGGAAGATGCCACCTATCACCTGGCGGCAAGCAGTCAATCAGTTCGCCATTCTGTTTGGCGAGCGATTCACCTCCGCCATGAGCTGA
- a CDS encoding MFS transporter, which produces MRTGLASIILPPGADPVAITLLAGRALRGICDGFVAVLLPAYLLALGFDPLAVGLIGSATLAGSALATILVGMLGHRYPLRRMLTLAAALMVATGIGFAGLSSLWPLVIVAFVGTINPGSGDVSLFLPLEHARLADAAGPQARTALFARYSLSGSLASAFGALAAALPGWATARGMLAPLGAMRAMFVLYALAGGALWWLYARLPARDPHADATRVPLGASRGIVMRLALLFSVDAFAGGLVVNALLSLWLMQRFGLSPGDAGRFFFWAGLLSAGSQLVAVPVARRFGLLNTMVFTHIPSSLCLIAAAMAPALLPALILLLVRSALSQMDVPTRTAYVMAVVTPPERPAAASITAVPRSLAAALGPTLAGAMLATGWAAAPLVACGVLKIGYDLALLRAFRRVEPER; this is translated from the coding sequence ATGCGCACCGGGCTCGCCAGCATCATCCTGCCGCCGGGTGCCGATCCGGTAGCCATCACGCTGCTGGCGGGCCGCGCCCTGCGCGGCATCTGCGATGGCTTTGTCGCCGTCCTGCTGCCGGCGTACCTGCTGGCGCTCGGCTTCGACCCACTCGCCGTCGGCCTGATCGGCAGCGCCACGCTGGCAGGGTCCGCGCTCGCGACGATCCTGGTCGGCATGCTCGGGCACCGCTATCCGTTGCGGCGCATGCTGACGCTGGCCGCGGCACTGATGGTGGCGACCGGCATCGGCTTTGCCGGGCTCTCGTCGCTGTGGCCCCTGGTCATCGTCGCCTTCGTCGGCACCATCAATCCCGGCTCCGGCGATGTCAGCCTGTTCCTGCCGCTCGAACATGCGCGCCTGGCGGATGCGGCGGGCCCGCAGGCGCGCACCGCACTGTTTGCGCGCTACAGCCTGAGCGGTTCGCTGGCATCGGCCTTCGGCGCGCTGGCGGCAGCGCTGCCGGGGTGGGCCACAGCGCGCGGCATGCTGGCGCCACTCGGCGCCATGCGCGCGATGTTCGTGCTATACGCGTTGGCGGGCGGCGCGTTGTGGTGGCTCTATGCCCGCCTGCCCGCACGCGACCCGCATGCGGATGCCACACGCGTGCCGCTGGGCGCATCGCGCGGCATCGTCATGCGCCTGGCGCTGTTGTTCAGCGTGGATGCCTTTGCCGGCGGGCTGGTGGTCAATGCCTTGCTGTCGCTCTGGCTGATGCAGCGCTTCGGCCTGTCGCCAGGCGACGCGGGCCGGTTCTTCTTCTGGGCCGGGCTGTTGTCGGCGGGCTCGCAACTCGTGGCCGTGCCGGTAGCGCGCCGCTTCGGCCTGCTGAACACCATGGTGTTCACGCATATCCCGTCGAGCCTGTGCCTGATTGCCGCGGCCATGGCCCCAGCACTTTTGCCTGCGCTGATCCTGTTGCTGGTGCGCAGCGCGCTGTCCCAGATGGATGTGCCGACCCGCACCGCCTACGTGATGGCCGTGGTGACGCCGCCCGAACGCCCGGCGGCCGCCAGCATCACGGCGGTGCCGAGAAGCCTGGCCGCGGCGCTCGGCCCCACCCTGGCCGGGGCGATGCTGGCAACGGGCTGGGCCGCAGCCCCGCTGGTGGCCTGCGGCGTGCTCAAGATCGGCTATGACCTGGCCCTGTTACGCGCGTTCCGGCGCGTCGAGCCCGAGCGATAG
- the chrA gene encoding chromate efflux transporter, with protein sequence MAATPRNQMTQPDAIDSSEGGSKEGDSGTHHHGALSVFLVFLRLGLTSFGGPVAHLAYFREEFVTRRRWMSERAYADLVGLCQFLPGPASSQVGLALGLSRAGYAGALAAWTGFTLPSAVAMILFAQGLSAWGTGVPAGLLHGLKLVAVAVVAQAFWGMARSLCPDTLRVTIMAVAACLAVAVPGPWIQVAVIAVTAIAGLVLIRPQAERAHDPLPMPVSHRAGLAGLVLFAVLMAGLPLLARHAGAGGLPMFDAFFRAGALVFGGGHVVLPLLDAAVIPTGWVGRDAFLAGYGVVQAMPGPLFTFAAFLGAAMHIEPSGWAGGLLCLVAIFLPGMLLVVGVLPFWESLRGSLRAQAALGGVNAGVVGLLLAALYQPVWTSAVHAPLDFGLAVVALVALVFWRLPPWLVVAVAAVAGWATGL encoded by the coding sequence ATGGCAGCAACGCCGCGCAACCAGATGACGCAACCCGATGCGATCGACAGCAGCGAAGGAGGCAGCAAGGAAGGCGATAGCGGTACGCACCATCACGGTGCTCTGTCGGTCTTCCTGGTGTTCCTTCGACTGGGGCTGACCTCGTTTGGCGGGCCGGTGGCGCACCTGGCGTACTTCCGCGAGGAGTTCGTCACGCGCCGGCGCTGGATGAGCGAGCGCGCCTACGCCGATCTCGTTGGCCTGTGCCAGTTCCTGCCCGGCCCGGCCAGCAGCCAGGTTGGGCTGGCGCTCGGGCTGTCGCGCGCCGGCTATGCTGGCGCGCTCGCGGCATGGACAGGCTTCACGCTGCCATCCGCGGTGGCCATGATCCTGTTCGCGCAAGGATTGTCGGCCTGGGGGACCGGCGTGCCGGCGGGGCTGCTGCATGGTCTCAAGCTGGTGGCCGTGGCCGTGGTGGCGCAGGCGTTCTGGGGCATGGCGCGCAGCCTGTGCCCGGACACGCTGCGCGTGACCATCATGGCGGTGGCAGCGTGCCTGGCCGTGGCGGTGCCGGGGCCGTGGATCCAGGTCGCGGTCATTGCCGTGACGGCGATCGCCGGCCTCGTGCTGATTCGCCCGCAAGCGGAGCGCGCGCATGATCCGTTGCCGATGCCCGTGAGCCACCGCGCGGGGCTTGCCGGCCTGGTGCTCTTTGCCGTGCTGATGGCCGGCCTGCCGCTGCTTGCGCGGCATGCCGGCGCGGGCGGCTTGCCGATGTTCGACGCGTTCTTCCGTGCCGGTGCGCTGGTGTTCGGCGGCGGCCACGTGGTGCTGCCCCTGCTCGACGCGGCCGTAATCCCCACGGGATGGGTCGGACGCGATGCCTTCCTGGCCGGCTACGGCGTGGTGCAGGCCATGCCTGGCCCGCTGTTCACGTTCGCCGCCTTTCTTGGGGCTGCCATGCACATCGAGCCGTCCGGGTGGGCCGGCGGGCTGCTGTGCCTCGTGGCGATCTTCCTGCCCGGCATGTTGCTCGTGGTTGGTGTACTGCCGTTCTGGGAAAGCCTGCGCGGGAGCCTGCGCGCCCAGGCGGCGCTGGGTGGCGTGAATGCCGGCGTGGTCGGCCTGCTGCTGGCCGCGCTGTACCAGCCGGTCTGGACCAGCGCGGTCCATGCGCCGCTAGATTTCGGGCTGGCCGTGGTCGCGCTGGTGGCACTGGTGTTCTGGCGGCTGCCGCCGTGGCTGGTGGTGGCGGTGGCCGCGGTGGCCGGGTGGGCGACGGGGCTGTAG
- a CDS encoding methyl-accepting chemotaxis protein: MLQNMSLRKKLLLPLVLSWVCLLGITLWNAWQMRALRMEERRLDLVHVTETAISVVAGYEALAKAGKMTLAEAQQQAVERVRAMRFGADGYFTLMRTDTEVLMHPFKPEMNGKKMEDTKDANGTYLFREMADIGKGPGKGFVEYLWAKPGAEEPQPKLSYVANFRPWEWNFVAGLYLDDIRAEFRLSLYKALGLLLGVGALMTLVMLRVAGSLQKQLGGEPALTSQIAARIAEGNLATAVEVRPGDEHSVLYAMQQMQSRLTGAIGSIRGSADSIAGAAKQIAAGNSDLSRRSEEQAASLQETAASMEQLTSTVRQSADNARQASRLAEGASEIAVRGGGIVSQVVTTMGDIKAASGKVVDIIAVIEGIAFQTNILALNAAVEAARAGEQGRGFAVVAGEVRTLAQRSATAAKEIKALIGNSAQRVEDGAVLVEGAGKAMDEIVEAVKRVTDLMGEMRAATEEQTGGIEQVNQAVSQMDQMAQQNAALVEEAAAAAASLEDQAAALHHAVGQFRLAGG, encoded by the coding sequence ATGCTGCAAAACATGAGTCTGAGGAAGAAGCTCTTGCTGCCATTGGTGCTGAGCTGGGTGTGCCTGCTCGGCATCACGCTGTGGAATGCTTGGCAGATGCGCGCGCTGCGCATGGAGGAGCGCCGCCTGGACCTGGTCCACGTCACCGAGACTGCCATCTCGGTGGTCGCCGGCTACGAAGCCCTGGCAAAAGCCGGCAAGATGACTCTGGCCGAAGCCCAGCAGCAGGCGGTGGAACGCGTGCGCGCCATGCGCTTCGGCGCCGACGGCTACTTCACGCTGATGCGCACCGACACCGAAGTGCTGATGCATCCGTTCAAGCCCGAGATGAACGGCAAGAAGATGGAGGACACGAAGGACGCCAACGGCACCTATCTCTTCCGCGAGATGGCCGACATCGGCAAGGGTCCGGGCAAGGGCTTCGTCGAATACCTGTGGGCCAAGCCCGGCGCCGAGGAACCGCAGCCCAAGCTCAGCTACGTGGCCAACTTCCGGCCATGGGAATGGAACTTCGTCGCCGGTCTGTACCTGGACGACATCCGCGCCGAGTTCCGCCTCTCGCTGTACAAGGCGCTCGGCCTGTTGCTTGGCGTGGGAGCGCTGATGACGCTGGTCATGCTGCGGGTGGCCGGCAGCCTGCAGAAGCAGCTCGGCGGCGAGCCGGCGCTCACGTCGCAGATCGCCGCGCGCATCGCCGAGGGCAACCTGGCCACCGCGGTCGAGGTGCGTCCGGGTGACGAGCACAGCGTGCTGTACGCCATGCAGCAGATGCAGTCGCGCCTGACCGGCGCGATCGGCAGCATCCGCGGCTCGGCTGACTCGATCGCCGGCGCGGCCAAGCAGATTGCCGCCGGGAATTCCGACCTGTCGCGCCGCAGCGAGGAACAGGCGGCCTCGCTGCAGGAAACCGCGGCCAGCATGGAGCAGCTCACCAGCACCGTGCGCCAGAGCGCCGACAATGCCCGCCAGGCCAGCCGCCTGGCCGAAGGCGCGTCGGAGATCGCCGTGCGCGGCGGCGGCATCGTCAGCCAGGTAGTGACGACCATGGGCGACATCAAGGCAGCGTCCGGCAAGGTGGTCGACATCATTGCCGTGATCGAGGGCATTGCGTTCCAGACCAATATCCTGGCGCTGAACGCCGCGGTGGAAGCGGCGCGCGCCGGCGAACAGGGCCGCGGCTTCGCCGTGGTGGCCGGCGAGGTGCGCACGCTGGCGCAGCGCAGCGCCACCGCGGCCAAGGAGATCAAGGCGCTGATCGGCAACTCGGCGCAGCGCGTGGAAGACGGTGCGGTGCTGGTGGAAGGCGCCGGCAAGGCCATGGACGAGATCGTCGAGGCGGTCAAGCGCGTCACCGACCTGATGGGCGAAATGCGGGCCGCCACCGAGGAACAGACCGGAGGCATCGAGCAGGTCAACCAGGCGGTGTCGCAGATGGACCAGATGGCGCAGCAGAACGCCGCGCTGGTCGAAGAAGCCGCCGCCGCCGCGGCGTCGCTGGAAGACCAGGCCGCCGCGCTGCACCACGCCGTGGGGCAGTTCAGGCTGGCCGGCGGCTGA
- a CDS encoding GlsB/YeaQ/YmgE family stress response membrane protein, producing MMAFLGTVFVGLIVGLIARAIKPGDDKMGWIMTILLGILGSVAAGFVGRGLGWYQPGQPAGWIASVLGAIVLLVLYGMVRRKG from the coding sequence ATGATGGCATTCCTAGGCACCGTGTTCGTTGGCCTTATCGTGGGACTGATCGCGCGGGCCATCAAGCCCGGCGACGACAAGATGGGCTGGATCATGACGATCCTGCTGGGCATACTGGGCTCGGTGGCGGCGGGGTTCGTGGGCCGCGGGCTGGGCTGGTACCAGCCGGGCCAACCCGCCGGCTGGATCGCGTCGGTGCTCGGCGCGATCGTGCTGCTCGTGCTTTACGGCATGGTGCGCCGCAAAGGCTGA